Proteins from one bacterium genomic window:
- a CDS encoding sigma-70 family RNA polymerase sigma factor gives MDNQLQPLIEIASIEQLAVASKNGNQAAFSELYQRYNKSIYKKVVFHVKNIDDAQDVLQKTFFQAWRNIDKLRDPKCFGKWLLRIALNIALDVHRRKHPTRSLNNLSLKETPTYRVTPDSILLAEENEQLWACLKNLKLKNRNILIARYFRELTLQEIADESDALVSTIKSQLHRARRLLAIKLKENEGE, from the coding sequence ATGGATAATCAACTACAGCCCTTGATAGAAATCGCCTCTATAGAACAATTAGCCGTGGCATCCAAAAACGGAAACCAAGCGGCTTTTAGCGAACTCTATCAAAGATACAACAAATCAATTTACAAGAAAGTAGTTTTTCACGTGAAAAACATTGATGACGCACAAGATGTTTTACAAAAGACTTTTTTTCAAGCATGGAGGAATATCGACAAACTTCGTGATCCAAAATGTTTTGGCAAATGGTTACTTCGCATCGCACTGAATATTGCTCTCGACGTTCACCGTCGCAAACACCCCACTCGGTCACTAAACAACTTGTCACTAAAGGAAACGCCCACATATCGAGTTACCCCGGATTCAATACTTCTGGCCGAAGAAAATGAACAGCTTTGGGCTTGCCTAAAAAACCTCAAGTTGAAAAACCGGAACATATTAATTGCCCGCTATTTCAGAGAACTAACTCTGCAAGAAATAGCTGATGAGTCCGATGCTCTAGTGAGCACAATTAAGTCACAATTACACCGAGCCAGAAGATTGCTGGCTATTAAGCTGAAAGAAAATGAGGGAGAATGA